One window from the genome of Rickettsiella endosymbiont of Xylota segnis encodes:
- the rfbF gene encoding glucose-1-phosphate cytidylyltransferase, producing the protein MKAVILAGGAGTRISEETSFRPKPMIEIGGKPIIWHIMKIFSAYGIYDFIICLGYKGYLIKEYFSNYYLHTSDVTFDMTKNQTKIHQNKAEPWKITLVETGEHTMTGGRLKRIAPYLDDEDFCFTYGDGLGNVNLNALIQFHKLQKTLATLTAVQTVGRFGALDISNKKVVAFKEKPQGDGAWINGGFFVLSPLVLNYIDNDNTLWEKQPLETLAKEGELSAFFHHDFWHPMDTLRDKNILEEVWASGSASWKIWENKSHRKESTICT; encoded by the coding sequence ATGAAAGCTGTTATTTTAGCCGGTGGAGCAGGAACTCGCATTAGCGAAGAAACTAGTTTTCGTCCTAAGCCTATGATTGAAATAGGTGGTAAACCTATAATATGGCATATCATGAAAATATTTTCAGCATACGGGATCTACGATTTTATTATTTGTTTAGGCTATAAAGGCTATCTCATTAAAGAATATTTTTCTAATTACTATTTACATACGTCAGATGTGACTTTTGACATGACTAAAAATCAGACTAAAATCCATCAGAATAAAGCAGAACCTTGGAAAATTACTTTAGTGGAAACGGGTGAACATACCATGACAGGAGGACGACTAAAGAGAATTGCTCCTTATCTGGATGATGAAGATTTTTGTTTTACTTATGGAGATGGGTTGGGGAATGTCAACCTTAATGCATTGATCCAGTTTCACAAACTTCAAAAGACCTTAGCTACTTTAACAGCGGTGCAAACCGTCGGAAGATTTGGAGCGTTAGATATTTCTAATAAAAAAGTTGTTGCTTTCAAAGAAAAGCCTCAAGGAGATGGTGCTTGGATTAATGGAGGTTTTTTTGTTTTATCACCTCTTGTATTGAATTACATAGATAACGACAATACATTATGGGAAAAGCAACCCTTGGAGACCTTAGCGAAAGAGGGTGAGTTATCTGCTTTTTTTCATCATGATTTCTGGCACCCTATGGATACATTGCGTGATAAAAATATTTTAGAAGAAGTCTGGGCTTCAGGTAGCGCCTCCTGGAAAATTTGGGAAAATAAATCTCATAGGAAGGAAAGCACAATTTGTACCTAA
- the rfbG gene encoding CDP-glucose 4,6-dehydratase, with the protein MEFWQGKTVLLTGHTGFKGSWLSLWMQSLGVNLIGYSLAPAASPNLFEISQLQKGMINIINDIRDYVSLHAVIQKYQPEIIIHMAAQSLVRHSYQAPLQTYSTNVMGTINLLEAARLTESVKVIVNVTSDKCYENSELNKKFNEKDRLGGYDPYSNSKACSELITQTYRNVYFKERGVGIATARAGNVIGGGDWAKDRLVPDVLIACMKQEDILLRYPDALRPWQHVLQPLYGYLTLSKLLYSSPENYSESWNFGPDLEDIKSVSWITDYLIESCNSSIRWIKDENKHLYEASTLQLDCTKAKEHLNWTSVWNLEIALKKTVEWFSGYQDGVNMLEKTLSQINQFSNECRILQKEIVKETLHG; encoded by the coding sequence ATGGAATTTTGGCAGGGAAAAACAGTATTATTAACGGGTCATACTGGCTTTAAAGGCAGCTGGTTATCTTTATGGATGCAATCTCTAGGTGTTAACCTAATAGGTTATTCATTAGCTCCAGCCGCTTCTCCTAATCTCTTTGAAATATCACAGCTGCAGAAGGGAATGATAAATATCATAAATGATATACGAGATTATGTAAGCTTACACGCTGTGATCCAAAAATATCAACCCGAAATTATTATTCATATGGCTGCTCAATCACTAGTACGACATTCTTATCAAGCTCCTTTACAAACTTATTCAACAAACGTTATGGGTACAATAAATTTGTTAGAAGCAGCACGATTGACAGAGTCTGTCAAAGTTATAGTCAATGTTACCAGTGATAAATGCTATGAAAACTCCGAGTTAAATAAGAAATTTAACGAAAAAGACAGGCTAGGTGGTTATGATCCATACAGTAATAGTAAGGCGTGTTCCGAATTAATTACTCAAACTTATCGGAATGTCTATTTTAAAGAACGAGGTGTAGGCATTGCTACAGCAAGAGCTGGGAACGTTATAGGAGGCGGAGATTGGGCTAAGGATCGTTTAGTCCCGGATGTACTCATTGCCTGCATGAAACAAGAAGATATTTTACTACGCTATCCAGATGCTTTACGTCCTTGGCAGCATGTTTTACAACCACTCTACGGCTATTTAACATTGAGTAAACTCTTATATTCATCACCAGAAAATTATTCAGAAAGTTGGAACTTTGGACCAGATTTGGAGGATATAAAATCTGTAAGCTGGATTACTGATTATCTTATTGAAAGTTGCAATAGCTCAATTAGGTGGATCAAAGATGAAAATAAGCATCTATACGAAGCGAGTACCTTACAATTGGATTGCACTAAAGCAAAAGAACATTTGAATTGGACTTCGGTATGGAATTTAGAAATAGCGCTTAAAAAAACCGTAGAATGGTTTTCCGGCTATCAAGATGGAGTAAATATGCTTGAAAAGACACTAAGCCAAATTAACCAATTTAGTAATGAATGCAGGATATTACAAAAAGAAATAGTTAAGGAAACATTGCATGGCTAA
- a CDS encoding aminotransferase class I/II-fold pyridoxal phosphate-dependent enzyme gives MAKEFIHVPYGKSVHGEEEIDAVVSVLRRSTQMGQAVREMEKKVSKLFSKKFGIMLNSGSSANYLAVEILKLPKFSEVITPALTFSTTVAPLIKNRLIPVFIDVELDTFNIDVDQIESMISPQTKALMIPNLLGNLPDWKKIRIIADKYNLIVIEDSCDTLGATFYGNASGFYSDVSTTSFYGSHIINCAGNGGMLCVNNPSFAEKAMLLRSWGRSSSLYIESESIQTRFQKKIEQFDYDAKFIFEEIGYNLEPSELGAAFGLVQLSKLKQNIISRQEVFTSHLNFFSDYKDWFIFPKQLPHTQTAWLAFPLIVKDDAPFNRKDLQIYLENRNIQTRTIFTGNILRQPGFKKILRREIESGYPHTDQIMRGGILIGSHHGMTDAMVKNIYESFKDFEKSYTSIYI, from the coding sequence ATGGCTAAGGAATTTATTCATGTACCCTATGGAAAATCGGTCCATGGAGAAGAAGAAATTGATGCTGTTGTTTCTGTATTGCGTCGTTCAACACAGATGGGGCAAGCAGTTCGAGAAATGGAAAAAAAAGTATCAAAATTGTTTAGTAAAAAATTTGGAATTATGCTTAATTCGGGTTCTTCGGCAAATTATTTAGCGGTAGAAATATTAAAGTTGCCGAAATTTTCTGAAGTAATCACACCCGCATTAACTTTTTCAACTACGGTAGCACCTTTAATTAAAAATAGATTAATTCCAGTTTTTATCGATGTTGAATTAGATACATTTAATATTGATGTTGATCAGATAGAGAGTATGATCAGTCCCCAAACTAAAGCTTTAATGATCCCAAATTTACTTGGAAATTTACCCGATTGGAAAAAAATTAGAATAATTGCGGATAAATATAATTTAATTGTTATCGAGGATTCTTGCGATACGCTGGGTGCTACTTTTTATGGAAATGCTAGCGGTTTTTATTCGGATGTCAGCACAACAAGTTTTTATGGCTCACATATCATTAACTGTGCTGGAAATGGTGGTATGTTGTGTGTAAATAATCCAAGTTTTGCAGAAAAAGCTATGTTACTACGGAGTTGGGGACGTAGTTCTTCATTATATATAGAGTCAGAAAGTATACAAACTCGTTTTCAAAAAAAAATTGAACAGTTCGATTACGACGCTAAATTTATCTTTGAAGAAATTGGTTATAATTTAGAACCATCTGAGTTAGGAGCGGCATTTGGTTTGGTTCAGCTATCTAAGTTGAAACAAAATATAATAAGTCGTCAAGAAGTATTCACTTCACATTTAAATTTTTTTTCTGACTATAAAGATTGGTTTATTTTTCCAAAACAATTACCGCATACCCAAACAGCTTGGTTAGCTTTTCCACTGATTGTGAAAGACGATGCACCATTTAATCGTAAAGATTTGCAAATCTATTTAGAAAACAGAAATATTCAAACTAGAACTATATTTACTGGAAATATTTTACGACAACCTGGATTTAAAAAAATTTTGCGGCGTGAAATAGAGTCAGGGTATCCTCATACCGATCAAATAATGCGCGGAGGTATTCTAATTGGTAGCCATCATGGTATGACAGACGCTATGGTAAAAAATATTTATGAAAGTTTTAAAGACTTTGAAAAAAGTTATACAAGTATTTATATTTAG
- a CDS encoding GtrA family protein, protein MKLNIEHQKQFIVFLFVGGINTLFGYSAFAFFIFLKMSYYIAFLFAASLGLIFNFMTTGRIVFKNKDFGLFYKFIFISIIMYFLHIILIRIINVHINNFYISGLMTMSLTAIIAFYLNKKVFTIKNTANNSEQYLNKPS, encoded by the coding sequence ATGAAATTAAATATCGAACATCAAAAACAATTTATTGTTTTTCTTTTTGTAGGAGGTATTAATACTCTTTTTGGGTATTCGGCTTTCGCTTTTTTTATTTTTTTAAAAATGAGCTACTACATAGCTTTTTTATTTGCAGCATCACTAGGATTAATATTTAATTTTATGACTACCGGTAGGATTGTATTTAAAAATAAAGATTTTGGTTTATTTTATAAATTTATATTTATAAGTATTATAATGTATTTTTTACATATAATTTTAATTAGAATAATTAACGTACATATTAATAATTTTTACATTTCCGGATTGATGACGATGTCTCTTACGGCAATAATAGCATTTTATCTCAATAAAAAGGTCTTTACTATTAAAAATACCGCTAATAATAGTGAACAATATTTAAATAAACCAAGTTGA
- a CDS encoding NAD-dependent epimerase/dehydratase family protein, protein MNRKIVNNDIESISCNELAWYRLANKTILITGANGFLPAYMIETLCHLNEVKRYNIKILAFARNKEKTLIRFTSYLNRSYLTFFFQDICLPIDISLKIDYIIHAASQASPKFYGIDPVGTLSANVLGTYHLLELAKSQKIEGFLYFSSGEVYGEVDLAQTPISEKNYGYLDPTHIRSCYAESKRMGENLCVSYAHQYQLHVTIARPFHIYGPGMSLSDGRVYADFVADIFYNRDITIYGTGTAIRSFCYIADATLGFFTLLLNGQNAQAYNIGNPDCCLSIMDLAIRLRDLFCEKELKVIKKTRSLKSVYLESKITINTPDIKKIQTLGWFPKITIEEGFLRTIRSFYELDCMQG, encoded by the coding sequence ATGAATAGAAAGATTGTAAATAATGATATAGAAAGCATATCTTGTAATGAACTTGCTTGGTATAGGCTTGCAAATAAAACTATTTTAATAACCGGTGCAAATGGGTTTCTACCCGCTTACATGATAGAAACGCTATGCCATTTAAACGAGGTTAAACGTTATAATATAAAAATTTTAGCTTTTGCTAGAAATAAAGAAAAAACCTTAATTCGTTTTACATCCTACTTAAATCGAAGCTATCTAACTTTTTTTTTTCAAGATATTTGTTTACCCATTGATATATCTTTGAAGATCGATTATATAATTCACGCTGCGAGTCAAGCTAGTCCAAAATTTTATGGTATTGATCCCGTTGGAACTTTGTCAGCTAATGTATTAGGAACATATCATCTATTAGAATTAGCTAAATCGCAAAAAATTGAAGGATTCTTATATTTCAGTTCTGGAGAAGTTTACGGAGAAGTTGATTTAGCCCAAACACCTATTAGTGAAAAAAACTATGGATATCTTGATCCGACGCACATCCGATCTTGCTATGCTGAAAGCAAAAGAATGGGGGAAAATTTGTGTGTTTCCTATGCACATCAATACCAATTGCATGTTACTATAGCTCGTCCTTTCCATATTTATGGTCCGGGAATGAGTTTAAGTGACGGTCGGGTTTATGCTGATTTTGTCGCAGATATATTTTATAACAGAGATATTACGATTTATGGAACAGGTACAGCAATAAGATCATTCTGTTATATAGCTGATGCTACTTTAGGTTTTTTTACTTTATTATTAAATGGACAAAATGCACAAGCCTACAATATAGGTAATCCTGATTGTTGTTTAAGTATTATGGATCTTGCTATTCGATTAAGAGATTTATTTTGTGAAAAAGAATTAAAGGTAATAAAAAAAACTAGATCTTTAAAGTCTGTTTATTTAGAAAGCAAAATTACAATCAATACGCCCGATATTAAAAAAATTCAAACATTGGGTTGGTTTCCGAAAATTACAATTGAAGAAGGATTTTTAAGGACCATTAGGAGTTTTTATGAGCTTGATTGCATGCAGGGATAA
- a CDS encoding FkbM family methyltransferase: MSLIACRDKFQAGHLSKADYVEAMGDFHAYLFEYSKFIKNTDILNIEILEDCLIFTLKSLDIKLQCHILDKRITPIEILNFNSYEKQDADIFFSLLKKDMVFFDIGAHIGFYSINAAKRHETIKVYSFEPIPQTFELLQKNIYINKLNNIFFYNVGLLDRDKEVDFFFNPTMSGNASARNLAEETSIKKVSAKVTSLDDFLLAQQLERIDIIKCDVEGGELLVFQGGEKAIRKHTPIIFTEMLRKWSKKFNYHPNDIISLLASCGYQCYISQNDKLTEFNKMDDATVATNFFFLHRYKHQQHIQRLS; encoded by the coding sequence ATGAGCTTGATTGCATGCAGGGATAAATTTCAAGCAGGCCACCTATCAAAGGCAGATTACGTAGAGGCTATGGGTGATTTCCATGCCTATTTATTTGAATATTCTAAATTTATCAAAAATACTGATATTTTAAACATAGAAATACTTGAAGATTGTTTAATCTTTACTTTAAAAAGTTTGGACATAAAGCTGCAATGTCATATTTTAGATAAAAGAATTACGCCTATTGAAATTTTAAATTTTAACTCTTACGAAAAACAAGATGCTGATATTTTCTTTAGCTTACTTAAAAAAGATATGGTATTTTTTGATATTGGAGCCCACATAGGCTTTTACTCAATTAATGCTGCAAAACGTCACGAAACGATAAAAGTATATTCATTTGAGCCGATACCTCAAACCTTTGAATTGTTACAAAAAAATATTTATATAAACAAATTGAATAATATTTTTTTTTATAATGTTGGTTTACTTGATAGGGACAAAGAGGTCGACTTTTTTTTTAATCCTACTATGTCTGGAAATGCTTCGGCCAGAAACTTAGCAGAGGAAACTTCTATAAAAAAAGTTTCGGCAAAGGTTACTTCCTTAGATGATTTTTTACTCGCTCAACAACTTGAGAGAATTGATATTATTAAATGTGATGTTGAAGGTGGTGAATTGCTTGTTTTTCAGGGAGGAGAAAAAGCTATAAGAAAACATACTCCAATAATATTTACTGAAATGTTAAGGAAATGGTCGAAAAAATTTAATTATCATCCAAATGATATAATTAGTTTACTAGCGAGTTGTGGCTATCAATGCTATATCAGTCAAAATGATAAACTAACCGAATTTAATAAAATGGATGATGCTACAGTAGCGACTAACTTCTTTTTTTTACATCGATATAAGCATCAACAACACATTCAACGATTATCCTGA
- a CDS encoding glycosyltransferase family 2 protein — protein sequence MQLISVVTPCYNEEANILDIYQTVKNIFNNINKYQYEHIFIDNSSSDNSISLLKEIAHLDSNVKLIINSRNFGWIRSPFYGLLQASGDAIIYMAADFQDPPNLINKFIKKWEDGFKIVIGTKSQSEESFFKFFIRRFYYKFADKISDLKLLKNFTGFGLYDKSVIQIMRQFNDPYPYLRGMISEVGFDVAEIEFKQPKRKKGLSSGTFFRLYDVAMLGITTHSKLPLRILSLVGFSLAFISLLISIIYIIAKLLFWSMFPLGFAPILIGSFFFFSMQMFFVGLLGEYIASIHHQVLKRPLVIEKERINF from the coding sequence ATGCAACTAATCTCGGTGGTAACTCCATGTTATAATGAAGAAGCTAATATTTTAGATATTTATCAGACAGTAAAGAATATTTTTAATAATATTAATAAATATCAATACGAACATATTTTTATTGATAATTCCTCCAGTGATAATAGTATTAGTTTATTAAAAGAAATAGCCCATCTTGATTCAAACGTAAAATTGATTATTAATTCCCGTAATTTTGGTTGGATTCGTTCACCTTTCTATGGTCTGTTACAAGCGTCAGGAGATGCCATTATTTATATGGCAGCTGATTTTCAAGATCCGCCCAATTTAATAAATAAATTTATAAAAAAATGGGAAGATGGCTTTAAAATCGTAATTGGAACTAAATCACAGAGCGAAGAGTCTTTTTTTAAATTTTTCATCCGTAGGTTTTATTATAAATTCGCAGATAAAATTTCGGATTTAAAGCTTTTAAAAAATTTTACTGGATTTGGCTTATATGATAAGTCTGTAATTCAAATTATGCGACAATTTAATGATCCTTATCCTTATCTCCGCGGTATGATTTCAGAAGTTGGTTTTGATGTTGCTGAAATTGAATTTAAGCAACCAAAACGCAAAAAAGGTTTATCCTCGGGAACTTTTTTTCGACTTTATGATGTCGCTATGCTGGGGATAACTACTCATTCAAAACTTCCTCTTAGAATTCTGTCCTTAGTTGGTTTTTCTTTGGCATTTATTAGTCTGCTTATATCGATTATTTACATTATTGCTAAGCTATTATTTTGGAGTATGTTTCCTTTAGGATTTGCACCGATATTAATTGGCTCTTTTTTCTTTTTTTCTATGCAAATGTTTTTTGTTGGCTTATTAGGTGAATATATTGCTTCCATTCATCATCAGGTGTTAAAGCGTCCTTTAGTTATTGAGAAAGAAAGGATTAATTTTTGA